The following is a genomic window from Devosia neptuniae.
TTGATCACGCTCTCGCTTAAGTCGCTTAATTTTGATTGACCAACAGGGGCACGGCCGACGATCCGACCTTGCCCCTATTTGCAACCAGCGCCGCGATGATCCGATCCACATATTCTTGAGTTGGCTGCCCGGCGAGCGCCGCCGCCATGCGGGAGTTGACCGCTTCAGATCGGGCCCGAGCCGCAGCATTTGCCGCTGACTGAGGCAGCTTCAAAAGAGCATCACCAATAAGGCTCTGCGTTGAGCCCAGACGCATCGGCTCCACTTCCCTCTGTGCAGCGGTACGAGCTGCCGTTTCGGAGTTGTGCAACACCGGCTGAGCCGTCGCGGCATAGGTGGTTTCACGCTCCAGAATATTCAGCAGCGCGTCGGCCTTCTCCTGTCCAAACACCGTGGCCAGCCGCTCCCGGTTCCACGAACCATCGCCCTTCATCGCGTCCTTCAGCGAGGTCAGGTTGTTGGCCTTGGTCCCGATCAGCCGTTCGATTTCCGCCCGAGCGCCTTGCGACACCCGGAATGGGACACCCGACGGACCAATGAACAGCTCGCTGGCCGGTGCTGGCGACATCATGTCGACCACTTCAGCGGGGACCGGCGCTTCCTTGCCGACGCCGAGCACGGAACTACCCTGCCCTACGGCGGTATTCTGGCGGCCGAGGTCTTCATACCGAGCATCAACCTGCTTTAGCCCGGGCACGCCCGAGGCCAGAATGTCATCCACCTGCTGGCGGGCCGATGTCAGCGCAGCAATGACCTTGTCGTTGGTTTCGCCCTGAAACATGCCGTCGATTTCTTCGCGCATGGCGAAGACCCGTGACGGGTCACTGGTCAGGCTGACACGGCCATTGTCATCGGTCTCGTTGAGAAAACCGCGAATGCGATCGATAACGCGGCGGCGTTCACCAATACCGTAGCGCCGAGCCATATCGTCGAATGTCTCAGCCAGCGGCCTTGTGTTGACCGCACTGGCATTGCGGAACACCTCTTCATATTCGGGCGACATGGCCTGCTGCCCAGTTTTGATCTCGGCCTGCACCCGCGACGGGACAGGCGCGGGCCCAAGGGTCGCGTCAACGTCCGAGCGGATGCGCATATTGGTGCCCTGCTGGCGCTTCACCAATGCATCGCGGATGATGGACTGCCCCTCACCCGGCAACGACGCAATTGCCGCTGCCTGACGGGTGAGATTGGGCCCAAGATCAGCCAGGACCGCATCGGGCCCCAGCGCATCGAGCAATGTGCGGATCTGAGCAGGATTGATCCGATCACGCTCGACATTGCGAGCGATATTCGCGGCCGGCTTGCCAATACGTTGACCGAACAGTGCCCGGACGATGGGCGCCAGAGCGCGTTCGGCCAGCGGGCTTGCAGCGCCGATGCCAGCGCCCCAAAGCGCTTTCCACTTCGCTTCGTCCCAATTCTCTCCGCGCGCCAAACTATCGCCGCCCGCAATAGCCCCGCCAGAAAGACTACCAGCCATAAGGCGCTGCCAAAGTGGACCGGCCATGCCGAGCGCACGGCCACCAAGCTCCGTGGTACCAACCGACATAAGGGGACCGACTGCACCGGCAATCTGGCCAGCGGCGGCGGCCTGCGGCTGGCTCTGGTTCTCCAACTCTCGGACGCGCGCAGCTTCATTCCGAAGCACCTCGGCCGGTTTGCCGGTAAACTGCGATGCGAGATTGGAACCGACATGGTCGGCCGCAGCGGTGGTCAGAGGGCCGAGAATGGGGATGTTTTCGGCAAAGTTATTGGCGAATGCATTGATGACATCGGCGCCGGGAATGGGCGACTGATAGCGCGCAGGCGCGGGCTGAGCCGGCTTGGTGCCGGGGATCGGCAGGTCCAGATAGTCATTGCGGGCATCGGTGCCGTCATAGCGCGGGGCAGCATCGGGCGGCAGCTGCTGCGGCTGGGCTTGGGCCACCATGCTCTTGTAGGCAGCGGCCAGCGCCCGCGCATCATCGACATTGCCCGCGGCATCTGCCTTGCGCAGCGCGTCGGCAATCTGCTCAAGGGTTGCCATCAGTTATACTTCTCCAGCAGAGCATCAATGTCCGATGGCGCCACGGTGGACTGCCCCGGCACAACCGCCGGATCGGCCAGGTCTGGCGGAGACCACTGCTCGTAGGGCGAAAATTGCGGAATGATGTCGTCAGGGTTGATCCGGTACCGGTCGGCAATGCCCTGATATTGCTGCATGTCCTGCTTGAACATGCCGTCATACCCGCTGATCCGGCTATAGGCTTCATCCAAGATGGCCTTGCGCGTTTCGGGCGTGAGTTTCGCGCCGCCATTCACCGAAGCAATCCAACCCTGCAGCCAGTCCGGAAGCGACGAGGTGTTGCTCACCATCACCATTTCGCCTTCGCGCACCACGCTGCCGGGGTCCATGATCTTGCCCAGGCCATAGACAAGATTGAGGTCCGATGCCTTGGTGTCCGTGCCGGCCGTATCGACCATGGAGCTATAGATGGGCAGCGCCTGGGCGTAGTTCTTGTATGACGGCAGGCTCTGGATTTCCTTGCGAATTGCGGTTGTGTCGCCAAAGTCGACGGCGGGCAAAGCACCATCGCCGGTGGGGCTGACAAAGTCCTTGGCTTCCGTGTCAAACACCATGCCATTGCCGACATTGATGTACTGCTGGCCGGAGTCGGTTGCTGCCTTCGCCTCGATCAAACCGTAGTCGTGCTTGAAGTTGGCTTTGCGGTCAGCCGCGGCCTGCGCCGTCTCCGCCTCGCGGTCGGCAACCTGCCATTCCCGCTGCATACCGAAACGCTCGTCCTCGCGCGACCATTGCGCCTGCTGCTGGGCTTCCTGCCTGGCCCATGCGGCTTCCTGCTGCCGCTGGCTCATCAGCGCGTTGACGATGGCCGTCGAGCCCGGATCGGAGGCGACCCACTCATTGCCCAGCGCACCAGCAATTTCACCCATGCCGGCGTTCGGATTGGCGGCCAGCGCCGAAATGATCGCCTTGCGACCCTTCACGCCTTCGGCCTCGGCCTCGTCTGCCTGGTTGCCCTTGTGGTTGGCCACAACCTCACGCGCGAGGCCGCCCAGCAGGTCAAGACCATTGCCGGGCACAAACCCCTGCTTCATGCGGATGGCGTCGGCTACGGCGCGACGGCGCTTGACCTGTTCTGGCGACAGGGCTTCGCCGCCCTCGCCCCACTGAAATGGGTTCAAGGTTGCCATTATGCAGCCCTCCGCATTGCTGAAGTCCCGAGGCGCATAAGGCCGGGATAATTGACCTTGCGGTAGCCGCTGGGGTCCATCTCGACCAGTTTCGGGTGCTTCTTCTCGACTTCCTGAGCAAGCACGCCCACTTCGTGCCGGCCGGTGTCCTTGCGATCATATTCGACCACGCGGACCCCTCCGACTTTTTCGCCTGTCGGCTTGATATTCTTCTTCAGGCGCGCATCGGAGAACGAGAACATGCCTAGCGCCGCACTGCCCAGATTGAACAGGCCGCCCATGGTGGCACTCTGCCGCTGGTTGTAGGTATTGAGCTTGTTCTGGTAGTCGGAATTGATGAGGCCAGCCACGTCAGTGCCAGCAACGCCCGACTGTGGTGTGGCTCCGAACTGCGGCGTTTGCACCTGCGAGCCACCGGCCAGCGCCAGAATTTCATTGAGGGGCTGGGTGCGCTGCAATAGCGCCTCCTGCACGGCCTGATTGCGGCCCGTCAGCAGCAGTTGGTTGCGGGCGTCGTTCTCGCCCTCCATGACCTGCTTGATGGCGGTGTCGTAGGCTTCAGAGCCCAACTTAATGCCCCGGCTCGCAAGGCTGGCCTCGGCCTGTTCCCGGCGCTTGGCCAGTTGCGGATCAAGGCGCGCGCTCGCCAGCTCATTGATCCGGCCTTCCACGGCCGCATTGTCGAGACTGAAGGGCTGACCCAGCAGGTCGTTGATGCGCCCCGACTGGGTCTTGGCCACATCGGCAAGGTTCTGGCTGGTGGAAACGCCCGTATTGTAGAGCTGCTGCTGTTCTGGCGACAGCGCCGTGGTTTGTTCAAAGCGGGGCGTACCGTCGGCCCAGGTGCCGTTCTGCTTATAGGTGACGCTACCGGTCGGGCCATATTGGTTGATGGCGTTGAGGCCGGTCTGCGTGATAGCAGTTTCGCGGTTGGAGGCCGACTGTGCCGCTGCCGTCTTGATCGGGTCCGGCGCGGCCGGAGCTTTAGGCTTGCCCATGTGTAGACCTCGCAAAAGAGTGCTGACGCCATTGGTCGTCGGTCAGCGAGAAAATCCATTCAGCTTCATCCCGGCCCCGCAGCCGGGGGATCAGGACGCCAGCAAATCCGAAGCGCTCGGCAATGCGGACCATGCGTTCGTTGCGCTCGGAAACCCGCATTACGACCATCTGGCAGCCGATCTGATCGAAGGCATAGGCGAAGATGGCGCGCAGCATGCGCGGGTGCAGCCAGCGCGGGCTGGTGCCGGCACTGGACATCTCGATCACGCCCGCCTCTGGCGCCCAATTGTGGAACACCGTGCCGCCAATCAGCTTGCCGCCCTCGACAACGCCTATGGCTACCGGATTGAGGAAGCCCCGTTCACAGCCCGGAATTTGCCTGGCCACCCAATCCGCCACGGTCTGGCTGTGCCCATAGAGCAGATCGATCAAACGACCAGGCCTCCGACCTCATAAGTCAGTTCGAACATGACGAGTTCGGCGGCCGGCGAAACCAGCGATCCGCTGACCACCAACAGCATGGGCGCATGGGTAAAGCCGCTAAGCCCGATATCTTCCCAGCGCGTCTGCGCCGTGAACTGGTTCAGCCCGATATCCCACTTGGCCACGTCCCATAGGCCAACGTCCCAGATGGCCGGGGAATCCGTGCCGGAAGGCGCAGCATTGGGATAGGCGGGGTATTCCAGATCATAGTCGGTCGAAACCCACAGCTTGGGCGTGAAGGCTGCCCGGCTGCGGAATATGGCGCGGCCCTGCATAACCGTCTTGTGCTGGCCAATGCTGCCCAGGTGATCGGCATGCCCGACATAGGTGTGATAGATCAGCGCGCCGTCGTCGGAGCCGCCAATATCGGCCTGCATCAGCTTGCCGTTGCTGGTGCCAAAGAACACGTTGTCATCGTGCAGGCCGAAGCACTGCGTATCCCAGCCCGTGACCTTCGCCCAGGCGCCGGTTTCAAGATTGACCGCAAAGCAGATGGCCGGCGTGATGCTGTCGGCACCGGTTACCGGGCAACTCACAAAGGCAATGCCGCGGCTGGTCCATTTGACGATTTCCCAAGGCGCACTGCGCCGGGCACGCGCTTCAGTGATCCAGTCGGGCTGAATATTGCGGCTGACTGCCGCCAAGGCTAGCGCCGCCGGGTCTTTGGTCTGGATAGCCGACAGCGGGATGATGCCGATTTCTGTCAGGATCAGCAGATCGCCACCAACCGGCAGGAATGCCTTTTTGCCAAGCGGCGGCGCGGCGTCATAGCGGCCCACAAGCCCCCACTCCGCCGCCACGGCCGGATCGCCCTGATAAACCGCAACCTCGCCTAGCGTCGAGACAAACACGATCTTGTCGTCAAGGCCGTCGCCGGCATCCATTGACCAGGTCGCAATGAACAGCAGCGAGCCGCCGTTGCGGAACACGCCGGAAAGGGTGTGGCGATTTGCAACACCACCAATGGCGTCAATGCCAAGGTACCAGGCGTTCATCGTGCCGCCCTCAACCATCCAGACGCGGTTGCGATAGGTGCTGAGCTGCGAAATCGAGCTGGTGTTGACGCCGCTGATCTGGGTGGCCGGATTAGCGCCGGTGGTGATCGCCAACCAGGCGGCGCCGTCATAGCGCTGAATGGCGTTCGTGCCGTTCGCGACGAGCATGAAATTGCCGCCGGAGTTCGCCACGTTGACGGAGGAATAATAGTTGCTGGTCTGACCCGAAACGTCGGCGGCCGGCACAATGGCCGGGTCGGCAGGCGAGGTCATATTGATGATCTTGCCATCGACGCCGCCGAACATGCGGCTCATCGATCCGCTGACATAGCTCATCAGGCTTTCGAACCTGACGCCCAGCCCTGCCCCGGTGCCATGCTTGCGGCTGCCGCCGCGCATCCTGATGCCCGTTGTGGTCGGGAACCAGTTTTCCAGCACACGCGCCGCGCCATCAGGCGCTGCAGCGAGATTGGTGCCAGAGACCCAGCCGCGCGTCGGAGAGATAAAGGGCTTGCTCTTCATGGCAGGCGCTTTGAAGCGCTGCGCTGGAACCCTGCGGCCGCGATTATAAGCCATCAGTTGGGCACCACCGTGCCGGGAAAGGCGTATTCCATGCCCGTGGGCAGCCGCTGCTCACCGACGACGAGGATATTGCTGCCCTTGTCGGCGCCGGCCGTGGTGGCCAAGGCGTCCTGGTAGTCGGCCATCGCCTCGGCATAGTCCATCTGGTGGTCTTGCTTCCACCGGTAGATCATGGCGAGCCGCAACAGCCGCTCATCAAGCCGGAATGTATCGGTGTCAGCCGTGAATTCGGGCTTCAACACCAACGCATTGTCTTTCACGATGTTCGAGGTGAGGTAGTAGAACTGCGCCGTGTCCCCCAGGCCCATGGGCGAAGTGGCCCCCCCACACGGATCTGCACCAGCCCGCCTAG
Proteins encoded in this region:
- a CDS encoding tail fiber domain-containing protein, with translation MGKPKAPAAPDPIKTAAAQSASNRETAITQTGLNAINQYGPTGSVTYKQNGTWADGTPRFEQTTALSPEQQQLYNTGVSTSQNLADVAKTQSGRINDLLGQPFSLDNAAVEGRINELASARLDPQLAKRREQAEASLASRGIKLGSEAYDTAIKQVMEGENDARNQLLLTGRNQAVQEALLQRTQPLNEILALAGGSQVQTPQFGATPQSGVAGTDVAGLINSDYQNKLNTYNQRQSATMGGLFNLGSAALGMFSFSDARLKKNIKPTGEKVGGVRVVEYDRKDTGRHEVGVLAQEVEKKHPKLVEMDPSGYRKVNYPGLMRLGTSAMRRAA
- a CDS encoding GNAT family N-acetyltransferase, with protein sequence MIDLLYGHSQTVADWVARQIPGCERGFLNPVAIGVVEGGKLIGGTVFHNWAPEAGVIEMSSAGTSPRWLHPRMLRAIFAYAFDQIGCQMVVMRVSERNERMVRIAERFGFAGVLIPRLRGRDEAEWIFSLTDDQWRQHSFARSTHGQA